A genomic window from Pseudomonas alcaligenes includes:
- a CDS encoding CmpA/NrtA family ABC transporter substrate-binding protein, whose translation MTDSSTTRSDALTWVAGSDAPEKSALNLGFMALTDSASLIVAATQGFAQPYGLTLNLQRQASWAGLRDRLLSGELDAAQMLYGQVYGIDQGLGGPATEMAILMGLCQNGQAINLSQPLKQAGVTSAEALAARVRQGGAKLTFAQTFPTGTHAMWLYYWLAAQGIHPLEDVSTVVVPPSQMVAHLRAARIDGFCAGGPWGALAVEEEQGFTLATSQDIWADHPEKVLGVTRAFAEQYPNTARALTMAVLEASRFIDESEENKRGTAQLISGSEYVDAPLSAIAPRFLGQYQDGLGHAWLDAHPLRFFAGGEVNMPWLSDGIWFLTQFRRWGLLKDDPDYLSIARRIHRLDLYRSAAEALGVPVPEHAMRRSTLLDGSTWDGSDPAGYARSFAIHARADSATAIAL comes from the coding sequence ATGACCGACAGCAGCACCACCCGAAGCGATGCCCTGACCTGGGTCGCGGGCAGCGATGCCCCGGAAAAGAGCGCACTGAATCTGGGCTTCATGGCCCTCACCGACTCCGCCTCGCTGATCGTCGCCGCGACGCAGGGCTTCGCCCAGCCCTACGGCCTGACCCTCAACCTGCAGCGCCAGGCCTCCTGGGCCGGCCTGCGCGACCGCCTGCTGAGCGGCGAGCTGGACGCCGCGCAGATGCTCTATGGCCAGGTCTACGGCATCGACCAGGGGCTCGGCGGCCCGGCCACCGAGATGGCCATCCTCATGGGCCTATGCCAGAACGGCCAGGCCATCAACCTGTCGCAGCCGCTCAAGCAGGCTGGCGTGACCAGTGCCGAGGCACTGGCCGCACGCGTGCGCCAAGGTGGTGCAAAGCTCACCTTCGCCCAGACCTTCCCCACCGGCACCCATGCCATGTGGCTGTACTACTGGCTGGCGGCCCAGGGCATCCATCCGCTGGAGGACGTCAGCACCGTGGTGGTGCCGCCCTCGCAGATGGTCGCCCACCTGCGCGCGGCCCGTATCGACGGCTTCTGCGCCGGCGGCCCCTGGGGCGCCCTGGCGGTCGAGGAAGAGCAGGGCTTCACCCTGGCCACCAGCCAGGACATCTGGGCCGACCACCCGGAAAAGGTGCTGGGCGTGACCCGCGCATTCGCCGAACAGTACCCCAACACCGCCCGCGCCCTGACCATGGCCGTGCTGGAGGCCAGCCGCTTCATCGACGAGAGCGAGGAGAACAAGCGCGGCACCGCGCAGCTGATCAGCGGCAGCGAGTACGTCGACGCCCCGCTCTCGGCCATCGCCCCGCGCTTCCTCGGCCAGTACCAGGACGGCCTCGGCCACGCCTGGCTGGACGCCCATCCGCTGCGCTTCTTCGCCGGCGGCGAGGTGAACATGCCGTGGCTGTCCGACGGCATCTGGTTCCTCACCCAGTTCCGCCGCTGGGGCCTGCTCAAGGACGATCCGGACTACCTCAGCATCGCCCGCCGCATCCACCGCCTGGACCTCTACCGCAGCGCCGCCGAGGCCCTGGGCGTCCCGGTGCCGGAACACGCGATGCGCCGCTCCACCCTGCTCGATGGCAGCACCTGGGACGGCAGCGACCCGGCCGGCTACGCCCGCTCCTTCGCCATTCATGCGCGCGCCGACAGCGCCACCGCCATCGCCCTGTAA